One region of Miscanthus floridulus cultivar M001 chromosome 19, ASM1932011v1, whole genome shotgun sequence genomic DNA includes:
- the LOC136526421 gene encoding uncharacterized protein: MGRGPLDHLPDVGETVLGASTSVPVLPRGGGGATSGPAITCPRAEADTLEARALGKHAISPVGSTTVVEQVAARATQLPPQRTEGAPGSVEDRPAPADTEVMPLSPPPPSQKRVAVPKRRKRPAEVPTLVPLKALKEPAAQGGAAEATPTQTGEGAPLPREAKAHDSDGAEAPSVAEATKVEALWASEAEATEVGAPRIAEAAAAGAGAPGTIEATMVEAGAPETTEADVITVKPSAQEVEMKAAEASVAPLVQGPPPLWESA; encoded by the exons atggggcggggtcccctggaccatctccccgaCGTCGGGGAGACGGTGCTTGGAGCATCGACAAGCGTCCCGGTGCTCccaaggggaggaggaggagctacctCGGGGCCAGCAATCACCTGccctagggccgaggccgacacgctcgAGGCGCGAGCGTTGGGAAAGCACGccatcagcccagtgggctcaacgaccgtggtggagcaggtggcggcgagGGCGACacaactgcccccgcagaggaccgagggggcgccggggtccgtcgAGGACCGGCCGGCACCGGCGGATACAGAGGTCATGCCTCTGTCGCCGCCACCACCTTCGCAGAAGAGGGTCGCTGTGCCAAAGCG CCGGAAGCGACCTGCGGAGGTGCCCACCTTggtgccccttaaggcgctcaag gagccggccgcccaaggaggggctgccgaggcgaccccaacacagacgggggagggagcgcctctgcCCCGCGAGGCCAAGGCTCACGATTCAGATGGGGCCGAGGCACCTTCAGTTGCCGAGGCCACTAAGGTCGAGGCCCTCTGGGcctccgaggccgaggcgacAGAGGTCGGGGCACCTAGGATCGCCGAGGCTGCAGCGGCGGGGGCCGGAGCTCCTGGGACCAtcgaggccacgatggtggaggccggagcccccgagaccaccgaggccgacgTGATCACGGTGAAGCCgtcggcccaggaagtggagatgaaggcggcggaggcctcggtggcacccttggtccAAGGCCCGCCGCCGTTGTGGGAGAGCGCCTGA
- the LOC136527847 gene encoding uncharacterized protein isoform X1: MRDPFDAPVDLINADHNGGNQVSRTGAVSAGDYGLQNGGPKSFAPNSDTLVRHQLQGASLHKDLVVEDTNTRIMDPETKELHFRSQSQEDEILLLRKKIAEASLKELRLLSEKHILERRLTDLRMAVDEKQEEAISGALKQLNQKKAHLEDNMRLANELKVEEEELYFFTSSLLSMLAEYNVRPPQINASTITTGTKRLYQQMHWKLRSLNDNLGDITQPGNIYNPNHQQVTLSRNEPSPSYNMDSNRNALQQYAQGPSVEQMYHGSNFQQDTGGTTPSNYFEEGRVDGDSQLYQHDGDALPGIEGFQIAGEPRPGFQLTACGFPTNGTTLCNFQWVRHLENGIRQSIEGATMYDYVVTADDVGTLLAVDCTPMDDNGRQGDLVTEFANNGNKITCDPEMQSHIDAYISNGRAEFEVYVLQAYSPEEWEVATLVLTRPNYRIKLKKTGEVIIDEKYSQSLQTKIPNGRTTQFVLVTAGATLPFNTLGISEPNNEDHDVRLRDLIVLVMRTFQKKALDAKRKGKA; the protein is encoded by the exons ATGAGGGATCCATTTGATGCACCGGTTGATCTCATTAATGCGGACCATAATGGCGGGAATCAAGTTTCCAGGACCGGTGCAGTTTCTGCTGGGGACTATGGTCTACAAAATGGTGGACCCAAATCCTTTGCTCCAAACTCCGACACTCTAGTCAG GCATCAACTCCAGGGTGCATCCTTGCACAAAGACTTAGTTGTGGAAGATACCAATACTCGTATCATGGATCCTGAGACCAAG GAACTTCACTTTAGATCACAATCACAAGAGGACGAGATCTTGTTGCTTCGCAAGAAAATTGCTGAGGCATCTCTCAAG GAACTGAGATTGCTGAGTGAAAAACATATTCTGGAGAGGAGGCTCACAGACTTGAGGATG GCTGTTGATGAGAAGCAGGAAGAAGCTATATCTGGTGCTTTGAAACAATTGAACCAGAAGAAAGCCCATCTTGAGGACAATATGAGACTGGCAAATGAACTAAAA GTTGAGGAAGAAGAGCTATACTTTTTTACTTCTTCGTTGCTTAGCATGCTAGCAGAATACAATGTTCGCCCACCTCAAATAAATGCTTCTACCATTACAACTGGTACAAAG CGCTTGTACCAACAGATGCATTGGAAGCTTAGGTCTTTAAAT GACAATTTAGGTGATATTACTCAACCTGGAAATATATATAATCCCAATCATCAGCAAGTGACCCTATCAAGAAATGAACCTTCCCCATCTTATAATATG GATTCAAATAGGAATGCTCTTCAACAGTATGCTCAAGGTCCAAGTGTTGAGCAAATGTACCACGGATCCAATTTTCAGCA GGATACTGGAGGTACTACTCCCTCTAATTATTTTGAAGAAGGAAGAGTAGATGGTGACTCGCAGTTATACCAACATGATG gtgatgctttacctggtattgAGGGGTTTCAAATTGCTGGTGAACCGAGACCAGGATTTCAATTAACAGCATGCGGTTTCCCTACAAATGGTACTACCCTTTGCAATTTCCAG TGGGTTCGCCATCTTGAAAATGGTATCAGGCAGTCTATCGAAG gTGCCACGATGTATGACTATGTGGTCACTGCAGATGATGTTGGCACTCTTCTTGCTGTAGACTGTACGCCTATGGATGATAATGGCCGCCAG GGTGATTTGGTGACAGAATTTGCTAACAATGGGAATAAGATAACCTGTG ATCCAGAGATGCAGAGTCATATtgatgcatatatttctaatggCAGAGCTGAATTTGAAGTTTATGTCCTG CAGGCTTATTCTCCTGAGGAATGGGAAGTGGCTACATTGGTGCTTACACGACCTAACTATCGGATTAAGTTAAAAAAGACCGGTGAAGTTATAATTGATGAGAAGTACTCACAAAGTCTACAG ACAAAAATTCCAAATGGGCGCACAACTCAATTTGTTTTAGTAACTGCGGGTGCAACTCTTCCATTTAACACACTGGGAATATCAGAGCCAAACAATGAGGATCACGATGTTAG GTTACGTGATCTAATCGTATTAGTCATGAGAACTTTCCAGAAAAAG GCTCTAGATGCTAAAAGGAAAGGCAAGGCTTAG
- the LOC136527847 gene encoding uncharacterized protein isoform X3 — MRDPFDAPVDLINADHNGGNQVSRTGAVSAGDYGLQNGGPKSFAPNSDTLVRHQLQGASLHKDLVVEDTNTRIMDPETKELHFRSQSQEDEILLLRKKIAEASLKELRLLSEKHILERRLTDLRMAVDEKQEEAISGALKQLNQKKAHLEDNMRLANELKVEEEELYFFTSSLLSMLAEYNVRPPQINASTITTGTKRLYQQMHWKLRSLNDNLGDITQPGNIYNPNHQQVTLSRNEPSPSYNMDSNRNALQQYAQGPSVEQMDTGGTTPSNYFEEGRVDGDSQLYQHDGDALPGIEGFQIAGEPRPGFQLTACGFPTNGTTLCNFQWVRHLENGIRQSIEGATMYDYVVTADDVGTLLAVDCTPMDDNGRQGDLVTEFANNGNKITCDPEMQSHIDAYISNGRAEFEVYVLQAYSPEEWEVATLVLTRPNYRIKLKKTGEVIIDEKYSQSLQTKIPNGRTTQFVLVTAGATLPFNTLGISEPNNEDHDVRLRDLIVLVMRTFQKKALDAKRKGKA; from the exons ATGAGGGATCCATTTGATGCACCGGTTGATCTCATTAATGCGGACCATAATGGCGGGAATCAAGTTTCCAGGACCGGTGCAGTTTCTGCTGGGGACTATGGTCTACAAAATGGTGGACCCAAATCCTTTGCTCCAAACTCCGACACTCTAGTCAG GCATCAACTCCAGGGTGCATCCTTGCACAAAGACTTAGTTGTGGAAGATACCAATACTCGTATCATGGATCCTGAGACCAAG GAACTTCACTTTAGATCACAATCACAAGAGGACGAGATCTTGTTGCTTCGCAAGAAAATTGCTGAGGCATCTCTCAAG GAACTGAGATTGCTGAGTGAAAAACATATTCTGGAGAGGAGGCTCACAGACTTGAGGATG GCTGTTGATGAGAAGCAGGAAGAAGCTATATCTGGTGCTTTGAAACAATTGAACCAGAAGAAAGCCCATCTTGAGGACAATATGAGACTGGCAAATGAACTAAAA GTTGAGGAAGAAGAGCTATACTTTTTTACTTCTTCGTTGCTTAGCATGCTAGCAGAATACAATGTTCGCCCACCTCAAATAAATGCTTCTACCATTACAACTGGTACAAAG CGCTTGTACCAACAGATGCATTGGAAGCTTAGGTCTTTAAAT GACAATTTAGGTGATATTACTCAACCTGGAAATATATATAATCCCAATCATCAGCAAGTGACCCTATCAAGAAATGAACCTTCCCCATCTTATAATATG GATTCAAATAGGAATGCTCTTCAACAGTATGCTCAAGGTCCAAGTGTTGAGCAAAT GGATACTGGAGGTACTACTCCCTCTAATTATTTTGAAGAAGGAAGAGTAGATGGTGACTCGCAGTTATACCAACATGATG gtgatgctttacctggtattgAGGGGTTTCAAATTGCTGGTGAACCGAGACCAGGATTTCAATTAACAGCATGCGGTTTCCCTACAAATGGTACTACCCTTTGCAATTTCCAG TGGGTTCGCCATCTTGAAAATGGTATCAGGCAGTCTATCGAAG gTGCCACGATGTATGACTATGTGGTCACTGCAGATGATGTTGGCACTCTTCTTGCTGTAGACTGTACGCCTATGGATGATAATGGCCGCCAG GGTGATTTGGTGACAGAATTTGCTAACAATGGGAATAAGATAACCTGTG ATCCAGAGATGCAGAGTCATATtgatgcatatatttctaatggCAGAGCTGAATTTGAAGTTTATGTCCTG CAGGCTTATTCTCCTGAGGAATGGGAAGTGGCTACATTGGTGCTTACACGACCTAACTATCGGATTAAGTTAAAAAAGACCGGTGAAGTTATAATTGATGAGAAGTACTCACAAAGTCTACAG ACAAAAATTCCAAATGGGCGCACAACTCAATTTGTTTTAGTAACTGCGGGTGCAACTCTTCCATTTAACACACTGGGAATATCAGAGCCAAACAATGAGGATCACGATGTTAG GTTACGTGATCTAATCGTATTAGTCATGAGAACTTTCCAGAAAAAG GCTCTAGATGCTAAAAGGAAAGGCAAGGCTTAG
- the LOC136527847 gene encoding uncharacterized protein isoform X2: MRDPFDAPVDLINADHNGGNQVSRTGAVSAGDYGLQNGGPKSFAPNSDTLVRHQLQGASLHKDLVVEDTNTRIMDPETKELHFRSQSQEDEILLLRKKIAEASLKELRLLSEKHILERRLTDLRMAVDEKQEEAISGALKQLNQKKAHLEDNMRLANELKVEEEELYFFTSSLLSMLAEYNVRPPQINASTITTGTKRLYQQMHWKLRSLNDNLGDITQPGNIYNPNHQQVTLSRNEPSPSYNMDSNRNALQQYAQGPSVEQMYHGSNFQQDTGGTTPSNYFEEGRVDGDSQLYQHDGDALPGIEGFQIAGEPRPGFQLTACGFPTNGTTLCNFQWVRHLENGIRQSIEGATMYDYVVTADDVGTLLAVDCTPMDDNGRQGDLVTEFANNGNKITCDPEMQSHIDAYISNGRAEFEVYVLAYSPEEWEVATLVLTRPNYRIKLKKTGEVIIDEKYSQSLQTKIPNGRTTQFVLVTAGATLPFNTLGISEPNNEDHDVRLRDLIVLVMRTFQKKALDAKRKGKA; encoded by the exons ATGAGGGATCCATTTGATGCACCGGTTGATCTCATTAATGCGGACCATAATGGCGGGAATCAAGTTTCCAGGACCGGTGCAGTTTCTGCTGGGGACTATGGTCTACAAAATGGTGGACCCAAATCCTTTGCTCCAAACTCCGACACTCTAGTCAG GCATCAACTCCAGGGTGCATCCTTGCACAAAGACTTAGTTGTGGAAGATACCAATACTCGTATCATGGATCCTGAGACCAAG GAACTTCACTTTAGATCACAATCACAAGAGGACGAGATCTTGTTGCTTCGCAAGAAAATTGCTGAGGCATCTCTCAAG GAACTGAGATTGCTGAGTGAAAAACATATTCTGGAGAGGAGGCTCACAGACTTGAGGATG GCTGTTGATGAGAAGCAGGAAGAAGCTATATCTGGTGCTTTGAAACAATTGAACCAGAAGAAAGCCCATCTTGAGGACAATATGAGACTGGCAAATGAACTAAAA GTTGAGGAAGAAGAGCTATACTTTTTTACTTCTTCGTTGCTTAGCATGCTAGCAGAATACAATGTTCGCCCACCTCAAATAAATGCTTCTACCATTACAACTGGTACAAAG CGCTTGTACCAACAGATGCATTGGAAGCTTAGGTCTTTAAAT GACAATTTAGGTGATATTACTCAACCTGGAAATATATATAATCCCAATCATCAGCAAGTGACCCTATCAAGAAATGAACCTTCCCCATCTTATAATATG GATTCAAATAGGAATGCTCTTCAACAGTATGCTCAAGGTCCAAGTGTTGAGCAAATGTACCACGGATCCAATTTTCAGCA GGATACTGGAGGTACTACTCCCTCTAATTATTTTGAAGAAGGAAGAGTAGATGGTGACTCGCAGTTATACCAACATGATG gtgatgctttacctggtattgAGGGGTTTCAAATTGCTGGTGAACCGAGACCAGGATTTCAATTAACAGCATGCGGTTTCCCTACAAATGGTACTACCCTTTGCAATTTCCAG TGGGTTCGCCATCTTGAAAATGGTATCAGGCAGTCTATCGAAG gTGCCACGATGTATGACTATGTGGTCACTGCAGATGATGTTGGCACTCTTCTTGCTGTAGACTGTACGCCTATGGATGATAATGGCCGCCAG GGTGATTTGGTGACAGAATTTGCTAACAATGGGAATAAGATAACCTGTG ATCCAGAGATGCAGAGTCATATtgatgcatatatttctaatggCAGAGCTGAATTTGAAGTTTATGTCCTG GCTTATTCTCCTGAGGAATGGGAAGTGGCTACATTGGTGCTTACACGACCTAACTATCGGATTAAGTTAAAAAAGACCGGTGAAGTTATAATTGATGAGAAGTACTCACAAAGTCTACAG ACAAAAATTCCAAATGGGCGCACAACTCAATTTGTTTTAGTAACTGCGGGTGCAACTCTTCCATTTAACACACTGGGAATATCAGAGCCAAACAATGAGGATCACGATGTTAG GTTACGTGATCTAATCGTATTAGTCATGAGAACTTTCCAGAAAAAG GCTCTAGATGCTAAAAGGAAAGGCAAGGCTTAG